The proteins below come from a single Vidua macroura isolate BioBank_ID:100142 chromosome 17, ASM2450914v1, whole genome shotgun sequence genomic window:
- the TFAP2C gene encoding transcription factor AP-2 gamma yields MLWKLADNVKYEEDCEDRHDGSSNGNPRLPHLSAVSQHLYSPAPPLSHSGASDFQPPYFPPPYQPLPYSQSSDPYSHLGDPFSINPLHQPPPPPPSQQQSAWPNRQSQDPAGLAPHGRPGLVPHLSALESGSAGSRRETFRRSELLLPHGHGLDASALADNLGLHDMAHQMEEVQNVEDQHLLMHDQTVIRKGPISLTKNSALSLPCQKDGLIGVVINPNEVFCSVPGRLSLLSSTSKYKVTVAEVQRRLSPPECLNASLLGGVLRRAKSKNGGRSLREKLDKIGLNLPAGRRKAANVTLLTSLVEGEAVHLARDFGYVCETEFPSKAVAEYLTRPHMGRNEMANRKNMLLAAKQICKEFTDLLTQDRTPLGNTRPSPILDPGIQGCLTHFSLITHGFGSAAICAAMTSVQNYLNEALKIADKSYMNAGDQSPAETNKTIDKMDKHRK; encoded by the exons ATGTTGTGGAAACTAGCAGATAATGTCAAGTACGAAGAGGACTGCGAG GACCGGCACGATGGCAGCAGCAACGGGAACCCGCGGCTGCCGCACCTCTCCGCCGTCAGCCAGCACCTGtacagcccggccccgccgctctcGCACTCGGGCGCCTCCGACTTCCAGCCCCCCTACTTCCCTCCCCCCTACCAGCCGCTGCCTTACTCCCAGTCCAGCGACCCCTACTCGCACCTCGGGGACCCCTTCTCCATCAACCCCCTGCaccagccgccgccgccgccgcccagccagcagcagagcgCTTGGCCGAACCGGCAGAGCCAGGACCCGGCGGGGCTGGCCCCGCACGGCCGCCCCGGGCTGGTGCCGCACCTCTCGGCGCTGGAGAGCGGCTCTGCCGGCAGCCGCCGGGAGACTTTCCGGCGCtccgagctgctgctgccccacgGGCACGGGCTGGACGCCTCGGCGCTGGCCGATAACCTGGGCCTGCACGACATGGCCCACCAGATGGAGGAGGTGCAG AATGTGGAAGATCAACACTTACTAATGCATGACCAGACAGTCATTAGAAAAG GTCCCATCTCCTTAACGAAAAACAGCGCTCTGAGCCTGCCCTGCCAAAAGGATGGATTAATCGGGGTGGTGATCAACCCCAACGAAGTGTTTTGCTCGGTGCCGGGGAGGCTGTCGCTGCTCAGCTCCACGTCCAAGTACAAAGTGACAGTGGCAGAGGTGCAGAGGCGGCTCTCGCCCCCGGAGTGTCTCAATGCCTCCCTGCTAGGAGGAGTCCTGCGAAG AGCCAAATCTAAAAATGGTGGCAGATCATTAAGGGAAAAACTGGATAAAATTGGCTTGAATCTTCCTGCTGGCAGAAGGAAAGCTGCAAATGTGACACTATTGACATCTTTGGTGGAAG GTGAAGCTGTGCATCTTGCTCGTGACTTTGGCTACGTGTGTGAGACAGAATTTCCTTCCAAAGCAGTGGCTGAATATTTAACCAGACCACACATGGGCCGCAACGAAATGGCAAACAGGAAGAACATGCTGCTTGCTGCAAA GCAGATCTGTAAGGAATTCACAGACCTCCTCACTCAGGACAGAACTCCCCTTGGAAACACAAGACCCAGCCCCATCTTGGACCCTGGCATCCAGGGCTGTTTGACTCATTTTAGCCTGATCACACATGGCTTTGGGAGCGCTGCCATCTGTGCTGCCATGACATCCGTCCAGAACTACCTAAATGAAGCGTTAAAAATAGCAGACAAATCCTACATGAACGCTGGCGACCAGAGCCCCGCAGAGACCAACAAAACCATTGACAAAATGGACAAGCACAGgaagtga